ATGCAGGCTTTCTAAACATGTCTATTCTTCCCAGAAACTAACAAATGCAATCCACAATATTCAGGATGGCAAGGagatatagatatcattgagtcCTAACTTGGACCCAGCTTTTTCCAGCATCCTTAATATTCATTCTTCTGCTTAACTCTCTAAACTTAGCTGAAACATCCGAAAAACCCTGGCTAGCATAAATATTAGGCAATGTAATGTACCCTGATGTATCACATGATATAGATTGAAACAAGTCAACCTGAGCAAGCTTGCCAAGTTCTGAATTTTGATGAATCTGACAACTGCTAAGCAAAGAGTTATGTGCAGTTTCATCATGCCGATAAGGCATCACAGAAATCATCTCCCTAGCCTCTTCAAACAATCCGGCTCTGCATAAAATGTCTATCATGCAATGATAATGCTCTATCCATGGTTTCAAGCCATGCCGATCTTCCATGGACTTGAAAATCCTGCATGAATCTGCAACCAGGCCGGCATGTCTGCAGGCTGAAAGAACACTCAGGAAAGTGATCTCATTTGGTTCCACCCCTGCTTTTATCATCTCCCGGAAAAGCTTCAGTGCTTCTGTTGCCTTCCCATTACTCCCACATCCAGTTATTATCCCAGTCCAGCAGACAGTATCCTTTTCAACTTCAGACTCAAATACCTTGAAGCCATCATCAATCTCACCACATTTCGAGTACATATCAATTAACGAAGTAACAGTGATGCTTTCTGATTCAAACCCTCCCTTAACAATATATGCATGAACCTGTTTTCCACCTTGAACCCACGGAATAACCGAACAAGCTTTAAGAATGTTTGATACCAGAAAGTGGTCCACCTTGATTTTCAAGCGAATCACTTCTCTAAACACATTAAATACCAACTCATTTGACCCTTCTCGCAAACAGCTGGTGATTAGTCCAGTCCATGCAATTACATCCTTGTGAGAGAGATCGTGAAACAATCTAAATGCATCTACTAAATTCCCACATCTTGAATAAAGATCTACCAGATTGCTGCCAACAATATGGTTTCTGTGGAATCCACTAATAATGATCAAACTGTGGACTTGAAGACCAATTCGCATATTATGTAAGTTAATGCAAAGCTGTAGAGCACTTGAAAAGGTAAAATGATCAAGCTGAGTGCCTGATCTGTAGATCTCTGACATCAGATCAAGTGCATGTGCAGTGTATCCGTTACCAACAAATCCAGAAAACATGGAATTTAGTAGGGGTAATCTGTCAGTAAGACCTTTGTAGTTCATGCACTCGTCATATTGCTTTATTGCCTCATTTATTTGGCCACATTTGGAGTACATATCAATCAGCGAGGAG
This genomic stretch from Musa acuminata AAA Group cultivar baxijiao chromosome BXJ3-9, Cavendish_Baxijiao_AAA, whole genome shotgun sequence harbors:
- the LOC135581643 gene encoding pentatricopeptide repeat-containing protein At4g08210-like isoform X1, with amino-acid sequence MRSIGVPNALNAARTWSSSATRPLGFFGRVLDVDAITSALRHCGRVLAIQEGMSIHSQLLKRGLCPDVLIANHLIDMYGASGFLDGAQRLFGEMPHRNVVSWTTLISAQTRAGHPDLAIETFTRMLNHGSEEPNGYTYSAALKACAVVGNHELGRWIHRHVLNNRLQSDVVLMNAVVDMYIKCGSFSEARFVFDELSQANSTSWNTMIAGYFRKGSAFEAENLFYQFSKPDAISYNTMISGFAEMESPKALDYVYLMHSKGFKLDHYTIPCALKICGVLTFLKMGKQIHNYIIKSGFLFRCFILSSLIDMYSKCGQINEAIKQYDECMNYKGLTDRLPLLNSMFSGFVGNGYTAHALDLMSEIYRSGTQLDHFTFSSALQLCINLHNMRIGLQVHSLIIISGFHRNHIVGSNLVDLYSRCGNLVDAFRLFHDLSHKDVIAWTGLITSCLREGSNELVFNVFREVIRLKIKVDHFLVSNILKACSVIPWVQGGKQVHAYIVKGGFESESITVTSLIDMYSKCGEIDDGFKVFESEVEKDTVCWTGIITGCGSNGKATEALKLFREMIKAGVEPNEITFLSVLSACRHAGLVADSCRIFKSMEDRHGLKPWIEHYHCMIDILCRAGLFEEAREMISVMPYRHDETAHNSLLSSCQIHQNSELGKLAQVDLFQSISCDTSGYITLPNIYASQGFSDVSAKFRELSRRMNIKDAGKSWVQVRTQ